The following are encoded together in the Candidatus Omnitrophota bacterium genome:
- a CDS encoding DNA-binding protein translates to MAQEKLLTVRDVSQLLGISEKEVIDLAESGSIPAYKVAGVYLRFKKEQVDDFRKNFKYSNTIKKSEEARYSLKDRLADFFYFNDFYIFSFLAIVLILFFIFST, encoded by the coding sequence ATGGCTCAGGAAAAACTATTAACAGTCAGGGATGTTTCGCAGCTTCTAGGCATATCAGAAAAAGAGGTTATTGATTTGGCAGAATCAGGCAGTATCCCTGCCTATAAAGTGGCCGGCGTGTACCTGCGTTTTAAAAAAGAGCAGGTAGACGATTTTAGGAAAAATTTTAAATATAGCAACACGATTAAAAAGAGCGAGGAAGCCAGGTATTCTTTAAAAGACAGGCTGGCTGATTTCTTTTATTTCAATGATTTTTATATATTTTCCTTCTTGGCGATTGTCTTGATTCTATTCTTTATTTTCTCGACATAG
- a CDS encoding acetyl-CoA decarbonylase/synthase complex subunit gamma, producing the protein MALSGLDIYKLLPKTNCKECGFATCLAFAMQLAKKAVTIDKCPFISSESKKILEESGQPPIKLVSIGSGENKLDIGNETVLFRHEEKFHHPAGLGFIIEDSLKNEEILKKLKKVNSLTFERVGQVLCPNLVAIKQKGDAARFSDVVKLVSGNTKLALVLICNDLGSLKSALEVSSGNKPLVYYTGSTGLDEVCPLIKNSDASIVASAPDLERLSDLTKKISSYDIQQIVLDTGKKDINDKIWDLTQIRRLALKKSDRSLGYPVLCVVDEADPYEEIQQASTFIAKYAAIVLIKGIEQWQALAMLTLRQNIYTDPQKPLQIEPKVYPIGNVNNKSPVLLTTNFSLSYYTVLGEVEASKVPSYIVSIDTEGMSVLTAWAAEKFTPDKITDSISKLGVKGLVSHNNLVIPGYVAVMSGELEDKSGWKVIVGPKEAAGIPSFLKNI; encoded by the coding sequence ATGGCTCTTTCAGGACTGGATATATACAAATTATTACCGAAGACTAACTGCAAAGAATGCGGTTTTGCAACTTGCCTGGCTTTTGCTATGCAGCTTGCTAAAAAAGCCGTCACTATTGATAAATGCCCTTTTATCAGCAGTGAATCGAAAAAGATACTTGAAGAATCAGGCCAGCCGCCGATTAAGCTCGTATCTATAGGATCCGGAGAAAATAAGCTGGATATAGGCAATGAAACGGTGTTATTCCGCCATGAGGAGAAATTCCATCATCCGGCCGGATTAGGTTTTATAATTGAAGACAGCCTTAAGAATGAAGAGATACTTAAAAAACTAAAAAAAGTCAACTCGTTGACTTTTGAACGTGTAGGCCAGGTTTTATGCCCTAATCTGGTAGCGATAAAACAAAAAGGTGATGCAGCCAGATTTTCTGATGTTGTTAAACTGGTTTCAGGTAATACGAAGCTTGCTTTGGTATTGATATGCAACGATCTCGGATCGCTTAAATCTGCTTTAGAAGTTTCTTCCGGAAATAAGCCTTTGGTCTATTACACCGGTAGCACAGGATTAGATGAGGTATGTCCTTTAATTAAGAATTCTGATGCATCTATTGTCGCCAGCGCGCCGGATCTGGAAAGGTTGTCTGATCTTACAAAAAAAATAAGCTCTTACGACATCCAGCAAATTGTTTTGGATACCGGTAAGAAAGATATAAACGATAAGATCTGGGATTTAACGCAGATACGAAGGCTCGCGCTTAAAAAATCAGACAGGAGCCTGGGTTATCCTGTTTTATGCGTTGTTGATGAGGCTGACCCGTATGAGGAAATCCAGCAGGCATCCACATTTATTGCTAAATATGCAGCTATAGTTTTGATTAAAGGCATAGAGCAGTGGCAGGCGCTGGCTATGCTGACTTTAAGGCAGAATATATATACCGACCCTCAAAAACCTTTACAGATAGAGCCAAAGGTTTATCCGATAGGAAATGTAAATAATAAATCGCCGGTTTTGCTTACCACCAATTTTTCCCTCTCTTATTATACTGTGCTTGGCGAAGTTGAAGCAAGTAAGGTCCCTTCTTACATAGTAAGCATAGATACAGAAGGCATGTCCGTATTGACTGCATGGGCTGCGGAAAAATTCACCCCCGATAAGATAACGGATTCTATTTCCAAGCTCGGGGTTAAGGGTTTAGTCTCGCATAATAATCTTGTCATCCCAGGTTATGTTGCAGTAATGAGCGGGGAACTGGAAGATAAATCAGGCTGGAAGGTCATTGTCGGGCCCAAAGAGGCAGCCGGGATTCCGTCTTTCCTGAAGAACATATAA
- a CDS encoding DUF4445 domain-containing protein yields MEKFKIKFYPAGKAIEVPKDANLLSSAISAGVYINASCGGDGVCGKCRVIVRKGKVNTQPTGMISSEEMNKNIYLACLTTVQSDLEVEVPRESTIGLEGLTPEDIHSRFKGFYSASEKIDSSLSELAKRKFVFKPQVIKKYLELEEPTITNPSSDLERLTKHLRSIPDFYPDKKGPIIPSGLVNIRQLSGLLRSSGWKITVVIGEKDDTWELLFVEPGDTAIKNYGFCFDIGTTTISGQLVDLNSEKILGTKITYNKQVVFGSDVITRIIYAGKKEGLEKLHLAVIDCIDQIIKELCQEHNISINDVTCITCAGNTTMIHLLLCIDPTFIRKEPYVATSNFMPAIRASEVGIRINHRGYLNCIPGVSSYVGGDITAGVLACGLNLLEKPSLLIDIGTNGEIVLGNREFLISCSASAGPAFEGSGLKCGMRASRGAIQKVGISKDGIVSFETIDSDAPRGICGSGYIDAIAQMLKAGLLDKDGKIKDAKYERVRNSEFGKEFVLVFKEDSGIKKDIVITEVDIDNIKRSKAAIYSAAETLLKHVDLSFDQISRIFIAGGFGTNINIESAIRIGLLPDLETKKFIFVGNTSLAGARYAIFSREARDEAGEIARKMAYFELSVDPKYMDEYMAALFFPHTDLNKFPSAKD; encoded by the coding sequence ATGGAAAAATTTAAAATAAAATTTTATCCTGCTGGCAAAGCAATTGAAGTACCCAAGGATGCTAATTTGCTTTCTTCGGCTATATCCGCAGGCGTTTATATTAATGCCAGTTGTGGAGGCGACGGGGTATGCGGGAAATGCAGGGTTATTGTCAGAAAGGGGAAAGTCAATACACAGCCGACAGGAATGATAAGCTCAGAGGAGATGAATAAAAATATATATCTGGCTTGTTTGACTACCGTGCAAAGCGACCTGGAGGTTGAGGTTCCCAGAGAATCAACTATAGGCCTGGAAGGATTGACTCCCGAAGATATACATAGCAGGTTCAAAGGATTCTACTCAGCTTCGGAGAAAATAGACTCTTCATTATCTGAGTTGGCCAAAAGAAAATTTGTTTTTAAGCCGCAGGTGATCAAGAAATATCTGGAGCTTGAGGAGCCTACAATCACAAACCCATCCAGCGATTTGGAAAGATTAACTAAGCACCTAAGGTCAATTCCGGATTTTTACCCGGATAAGAAGGGGCCGATAATACCTTCGGGGCTGGTTAACATCAGGCAGTTAAGCGGCTTATTGCGTTCTTCTGGCTGGAAGATAACAGTAGTTATCGGAGAAAAGGATGATACATGGGAATTACTTTTTGTTGAGCCCGGAGATACAGCCATAAAAAACTATGGTTTTTGTTTTGATATCGGGACAACCACTATCAGTGGGCAGCTGGTTGACCTTAACAGCGAAAAGATCCTTGGTACCAAGATAACCTATAATAAACAGGTTGTTTTTGGCAGCGATGTCATTACCAGGATAATATATGCCGGCAAGAAGGAAGGGTTGGAAAAATTGCATCTTGCTGTGATAGATTGCATTGACCAGATTATTAAGGAGCTTTGCCAGGAGCATAATATAAGCATTAATGATGTCACCTGTATTACTTGCGCCGGCAATACGACAATGATCCATTTATTGTTGTGCATAGACCCGACTTTTATAAGGAAAGAGCCGTATGTTGCCACTTCTAATTTTATGCCTGCTATCCGCGCATCAGAAGTTGGCATTAGGATAAACCACAGGGGATATTTAAATTGCATCCCCGGTGTCTCTTCTTATGTCGGCGGGGATATTACGGCGGGAGTCTTAGCCTGCGGCTTAAATTTACTTGAAAAACCGTCTCTGCTTATTGATATTGGCACAAACGGAGAAATTGTTTTGGGTAATAGAGAATTCCTTATTTCATGTTCTGCTTCCGCAGGCCCGGCTTTTGAAGGCAGCGGCCTAAAATGCGGGATGCGGGCAAGCAGAGGCGCTATACAGAAAGTAGGCATCAGCAAAGACGGTATAGTTTCGTTTGAAACGATAGATTCTGACGCTCCAAGAGGTATATGTGGTTCAGGGTATATTGACGCTATCGCCCAGATGCTTAAAGCTGGTTTGCTTGACAAAGACGGCAAAATCAAAGACGCCAAGTATGAGCGTGTACGTAATTCAGAATTCGGCAAGGAATTTGTGCTTGTTTTTAAGGAGGATTCAGGGATAAAGAAAGATATAGTTATTACCGAAGTAGACATAGATAATATTAAACGCTCAAAGGCAGCTATTTATTCTGCGGCGGAAACTTTACTCAAGCATGTGGATCTTAGTTTTGATCAAATTTCAAGGATATTTATTGCCGGGGGTTTTGGCACAAACATCAATATCGAAAGCGCTATAAGAATAGGATTATTACCCGATCTTGAAACCAAAAAATTTATTTTCGTCGGTAATACGTCGCTGGCCGGTGCGCGTTACGCTATTTTTTCTAGAGAGGCAAGGGATGAAGCAGGAGAGATAGCAAGGAAAATGGCATATTTTGAATTATCCGTCGACCCAAAATACATGGATGAATATATGGCTGCTCTGTTTTTCCCTCACACCGATCTTAATAAATTCCCGAGCGCAAAGGATTAA
- a CDS encoding acetyl-CoA decarbonylase/synthase complex subunit delta, translated as MAKEMMIEKWQGQVCTVSIGATKQDGGSRSHVIKVGGQNTLPFLFKEGDNPNKPVVAMEVWDTAPSDWPEELLKYYKDVAGDPVSWAQKCIKEYHANLLCLKLQGAHPDFGNKSPDQEAKLVGKLLREVPVPLIILGCGDDAKDNIMLPLCCEASKGERCLIGDAVQDNYKTLAAAVLADGHNIIAESPIDINIAKQLNILISDMGLPLDRIVINPTIGALGYGLEYAYSIMERSRLAALAGDKTVASPFICLVGQESWKAKEVKAQEAEFPNWGGASERGIAWEMVTATALLQAGADILVMRHPKAVEKIEKYISKLVKTA; from the coding sequence ATGGCAAAGGAAATGATGATTGAAAAATGGCAGGGCCAGGTTTGTACCGTTTCTATAGGAGCAACTAAACAAGATGGCGGAAGCCGTTCACATGTTATAAAAGTCGGGGGACAGAACACATTGCCTTTTTTGTTTAAAGAAGGCGATAACCCGAATAAGCCTGTAGTAGCTATGGAAGTATGGGATACTGCCCCCTCTGATTGGCCGGAAGAATTGCTAAAATATTATAAGGATGTTGCAGGAGATCCGGTTAGCTGGGCGCAGAAATGCATAAAAGAATACCACGCCAATTTATTATGCTTAAAACTGCAGGGAGCGCATCCCGATTTTGGCAATAAATCTCCTGATCAGGAAGCTAAGCTTGTAGGCAAGCTCCTTAGGGAAGTGCCTGTTCCGTTGATAATTCTAGGATGCGGGGATGATGCTAAAGATAATATTATGCTTCCTTTATGTTGTGAGGCATCAAAGGGAGAGCGATGTTTAATCGGCGATGCGGTGCAGGATAATTATAAGACCCTTGCTGCAGCTGTTTTGGCCGACGGCCATAATATAATAGCCGAGTCTCCTATTGACATTAATATAGCAAAACAGCTTAACATACTGATTTCAGATATGGGTTTGCCTTTAGATAGGATAGTGATAAATCCTACTATAGGGGCTTTGGGCTATGGCCTGGAATACGCTTATTCTATTATGGAAAGGTCAAGGCTTGCAGCTTTGGCCGGGGATAAAACAGTTGCTTCTCCTTTTATCTGCCTGGTTGGCCAGGAGTCCTGGAAAGCCAAGGAGGTAAAAGCGCAAGAAGCTGAATTCCCGAATTGGGGAGGGGCTTCTGAAAGAGGCATAGCCTGGGAGATGGTTACGGCTACTGCATTGTTGCAGGCCGGAGCTGATATACTGGTCATGCGCCATCCCAAGGCAGTTGAGAAAATAGAAAAATACATAAGTAAATTGGTCAAAACAGCGTAA
- a CDS encoding methyltetrahydrofolate--corrinoid methyltransferase, which produces MFIIGELINGMYKNVANAIRQRDEKAIIEIALRQIDSGADALDVNCGPASKEPVSDIQWLVKTIQGVTDKPLCLDSSKPKVIESGLKILKNKAIINSTTADNDKLEALIPLAINYDAKLIGLTISSKGIPQNKDQRLELAAIIVSTCVEKGFNVENLYLDPIVMPVNVAQSQMCDILESLKEFKIISEPAPKTIVGLSNVSQGASGRSLINRTFLVMAAANGLDAAILDPCDTELMDAAITSDLILSKQIYCDSYLQAYRKK; this is translated from the coding sequence ATGTTTATTATAGGCGAATTAATAAATGGAATGTATAAAAATGTAGCTAATGCTATACGGCAAAGGGATGAAAAGGCTATTATAGAAATTGCGCTGCGCCAGATTGATTCCGGAGCAGATGCTTTGGACGTAAATTGCGGCCCGGCATCTAAAGAGCCTGTTTCTGATATACAATGGCTGGTTAAAACAATACAGGGGGTCACTGATAAGCCTCTTTGCCTGGATTCTAGCAAGCCTAAAGTCATAGAGTCAGGGTTGAAAATATTAAAAAATAAGGCTATAATTAATTCTACTACCGCTGATAATGATAAGCTGGAAGCATTGATCCCGCTTGCCATCAATTATGATGCAAAATTAATCGGTTTGACTATAAGCTCAAAAGGAATACCGCAAAACAAGGATCAGCGCCTTGAATTAGCGGCAATAATTGTCTCAACTTGCGTTGAAAAAGGCTTTAATGTAGAGAATTTATATCTTGATCCGATTGTTATGCCGGTCAACGTTGCGCAGTCACAAATGTGTGATATCCTTGAGTCCTTAAAAGAATTCAAAATAATCTCAGAGCCTGCGCCTAAGACAATAGTTGGTTTAAGCAATGTTTCGCAGGGAGCTTCAGGTAGGAGCCTGATAAACAGGACATTTCTTGTAATGGCTGCGGCAAACGGCCTGGATGCCGCCATACTGGATCCTTGCGATACCGAATTAATGGACGCTGCTATAACTTCGGACCTTATACTTAGCAAGCAGATATATTGCGATTCGTACCTTCAGGCTTACAGAAAGAAATAA
- a CDS encoding diacylglycerol kinase family protein, protein MSPRKMLRHIFRFHGFRESMFLASKGVVYLFLYHRNMRIIFLLGIFGFCMGILFRLRGIELAILCLTITFVFVAEIFNTAVEMMMDIFTSRYHTLVKLIKDIAAAVVLIASLNAIAIGYILFARKLMR, encoded by the coding sequence ATGAGCCCAAGAAAGATGTTGAGGCATATATTCAGGTTTCATGGCTTCAGGGAGAGCATGTTCCTTGCTTCTAAGGGCGTAGTTTACCTGTTCCTGTACCATAGGAACATGCGTATTATTTTTTTGCTGGGCATATTTGGTTTTTGCATGGGTATATTATTCCGGCTGCGGGGTATTGAGCTTGCCATACTTTGCCTGACAATCACTTTTGTTTTTGTTGCCGAGATATTCAACACCGCTGTCGAGATGATGATGGATATATTTACAAGCAGGTACCATACATTGGTAAAATTAATAAAGGACATTGCAGCTGCCGTGGTTTTAATTGCTTCTTTGAATGCCATAGCAATAGGATATATCCTATTCGCTAGAAAATTAATGAGGTGA
- a CDS encoding response regulator, translated as MKTILVVDDEKEIRELITRKLSKDFTVLSTGSSEEALRICRMNAPDLVLLDIAMPVIDGYAMGEKLRSDKNTENTPIVFLTGKGLDIEHIEQHCKDLGFCDYILKSASLSELVAKIKEFLA; from the coding sequence ATGAAGACTATTTTGGTTGTAGATGACGAGAAGGAAATCAGGGAATTAATAACAAGAAAACTTTCTAAGGATTTTACGGTTCTTTCTACAGGGTCATCGGAAGAGGCTCTAAGGATCTGCAGGATGAACGCCCCGGACCTTGTGCTTCTGGATATTGCTATGCCCGTAATTGATGGTTATGCTATGGGGGAAAAATTAAGGTCTGATAAAAATACGGAGAATACTCCTATTGTGTTTCTTACCGGCAAAGGCCTGGACATTGAACACATCGAACAGCATTGTAAGGATCTCGGGTTCTGTGATTACATACTTAAATCAGCTTCTTTAAGCGAACTTGTTGCCAAGATAAAAGAATTTCTTGCCTGA
- a CDS encoding 4Fe-4S ferredoxin, with protein sequence MLRGIKLHFIKMSTTIFYFTGTGNCLYVARNLANELGDARLVNIASVIDKNIDLSGQRIGLVYPVYMFGMPLIVSKFIKKLKAGKDKYFFAVATYGGKACNTLKQNAREFAAFGLKLSAGFLIKMPGNYTPLYGAINEKSQNRLFEESHDKIKNIARIVSSEQTARIETDSFLVAGLFSLIYKLGSGKIPAMDKGFWPDEKCNSCGICVKVCPVNNVELASGKPKWLGRCQQCMACLQWCPQEAIQYGKNTAYRKRYHHPEIKLEDLMHNNI encoded by the coding sequence ATGTTGCGAGGGATAAAACTTCATTTCATCAAAATGTCCACAACCATATTCTATTTCACAGGAACAGGTAATTGCCTTTATGTTGCCCGTAACCTTGCCAATGAGCTTGGGGATGCAAGATTAGTAAATATCGCATCAGTAATCGATAAAAATATAGATTTATCTGGCCAGCGCATTGGCTTAGTTTATCCTGTTTATATGTTCGGTATGCCTTTAATCGTTAGCAAGTTTATTAAAAAACTTAAGGCAGGTAAAGATAAATACTTTTTTGCAGTTGCTACCTATGGCGGTAAGGCATGTAATACTTTAAAACAGAATGCGCGTGAATTTGCTGCTTTTGGGCTGAAGCTTTCTGCGGGTTTTTTGATAAAGATGCCCGGTAACTATACCCCTCTATACGGGGCTATAAACGAAAAAAGCCAAAACAGGCTTTTTGAAGAGTCTCACGATAAAATTAAAAATATTGCCAGAATTGTGAGTTCCGAGCAAACCGCCAGAATTGAAACAGATTCTTTTCTTGTTGCGGGGCTATTTTCACTTATTTATAAATTAGGCTCAGGGAAAATACCTGCAATGGATAAGGGCTTCTGGCCGGATGAGAAATGTAATAGTTGCGGCATTTGTGTTAAAGTCTGCCCTGTGAATAATGTGGAATTGGCCAGCGGCAAGCCAAAGTGGCTTGGTAGGTGCCAGCAATGCATGGCCTGCCTTCAGTGGTGCCCTCAGGAAGCTATACAATATGGGAAAAATACTGCGTATAGGAAACGGTATCATCACCCGGAAATAAAATTAGAAGATTTAATGCATAACAACATATAA
- a CDS encoding DUF4190 domain-containing protein, translating to MDGEKKLTSEFAIASLVLGIVSFFTLMGLEKAILAIVFGILGFRRISRNAAFKGKMLVAIGTVLAVIYIILAVFYLIKYFPQIQQQLMQQPK from the coding sequence ATGGACGGAGAGAAGAAATTAACTAGTGAATTTGCTATCGCAAGCCTTGTGCTGGGCATAGTCTCATTCTTTACGTTAATGGGGTTAGAGAAGGCGATCCTTGCGATTGTTTTTGGAATATTGGGTTTTAGAAGAATAAGCAGGAATGCCGCATTTAAAGGGAAAATGCTGGTAGCTATCGGAACCGTCCTTGCTGTTATTTATATTATCCTGGCTGTTTTTTATTTGATCAAGTATTTTCCGCAAATCCAGCAGCAATTAATGCAACAGCCTAAATAG
- the tilS gene encoding tRNA lysidine(34) synthetase TilS, translating into MLQDKVISTINKYKLIKKGDYILLGVSGGPDSVALAYILNSLKKRLGIKLCIGHLDHAMREYSHKDAYFVRSLAQKLGIPFFFSRVRVNQAYKEASEEQNARSARFSFFLSVAKKENINKIALGHNFDDQAETVLMRILRGAGLYGMLGIMPKREISGHVFIRPLIDLKRKEIIAYLKKKKIRFCIDPSNAKNIYFRNSVRNELLPLLESKYNKNIKERLNDMADSIAYDYDYLMRSASRFLKRQGQSLQVGSLIRLHPSIRRLALRLSIHAKQGDIRRITFNHIQELDDLIINRPDNSIVDLPKGLYALKKRGKLYFRNKY; encoded by the coding sequence ATGTTACAAGATAAAGTCATAAGCACTATAAATAAATATAAGCTGATTAAAAAAGGGGATTATATCCTGCTTGGTGTATCGGGCGGCCCTGATTCTGTCGCCCTCGCTTATATTTTAAATAGCCTTAAGAAGAGATTGGGCATTAAGCTGTGTATCGGGCATCTTGACCACGCGATGAGAGAATATTCGCATAAAGATGCTTATTTTGTAAGGTCTCTTGCACAAAAACTTGGTATCCCATTTTTTTTCTCCAGGGTCAGGGTTAACCAGGCCTACAAAGAGGCCTCTGAAGAACAAAATGCCCGCAGCGCAAGATTCAGCTTCTTCCTATCGGTTGCCAAAAAAGAAAATATTAATAAGATTGCGCTTGGACATAATTTTGACGATCAGGCCGAAACCGTATTAATGAGGATTTTAAGGGGTGCCGGGCTTTATGGCATGCTTGGGATAATGCCCAAAAGAGAAATCTCCGGCCATGTGTTTATAAGGCCGCTTATTGATTTAAAACGTAAAGAGATCATTGCTTATTTGAAGAAAAAAAAGATAAGGTTTTGTATCGACCCTTCTAACGCTAAAAACATATATTTCAGGAATTCAGTCAGGAACGAATTGTTGCCTCTGTTGGAATCAAAATATAATAAGAATATAAAGGAGCGGCTTAATGATATGGCTGATAGCATTGCTTATGATTACGATTATCTTATGCGGTCTGCCAGCAGGTTCCTTAAGAGGCAGGGCCAATCATTGCAGGTAGGATCACTTATCAGGCTGCATCCATCCATCAGGAGGCTCGCCTTAAGGTTAAGCATCCATGCAAAACAAGGGGATATAAGAAGGATTACTTTTAACCACATTCAAGAACTTGATGACTTGATCATAAACCGCCCGGATAATTCAATCGTAGACCTGCCTAAAGGTTTATATGCCTTAAAGAAGAGGGGAAAACTCTACTTCCGCAACAAATATTAA
- the hflB gene encoding ATP-dependent zinc metalloprotease FtsH produces MTGGVPQEITYSEFYRILKDNPDKIKTLAKTDTELQGVFADDSKFKLTIPDNDQELLSLIRTNVKHFEVKPLRTFWAALIFNLGPILILILFWWLMASRGEQLGNRVMSFGKVRPRMHNENDSGKATFNDVAGVDEAKEELAEVIEFLKDPKKFQRLGGKIPKGVLLVGPPGCGKTLIARAVAGEAGVPFFSISGSDFVEMFVGVGASRVRDLFEQGRRAAKSSSKGAIIFIDEIDAVGRLRFSGIGGGHDEREQTLNALLVEMDGFDPTQGLILIAATNRPDTLDPALLRPGRFDRHVIVHLPDIKGREEILKVHTRKIKVSTNVNFKVLAASTPGFSGADLANLCNEAALLAARFNRESVEMVDFEKSIERLLMGPEKKSRIMSKKEKEITAVHESGHALLSLLIPEVNPLRKVSIIPRGMAGGYTFTPPLEDKHYWLRSELMGEIALMLGGRASEELTFNEVTTGAQNDLEVATQMARKMVCQYGMSKRLGNVTLGKREGMIFLGRDIVEERNYSEETARVIDEEVKNIVDDGYKRAKELLQQEGDKLKVLASALIEKEVLDAEEVKKLLGIEKKDKDVA; encoded by the coding sequence ATGACCGGAGGGGTGCCGCAGGAGATAACTTATAGCGAGTTTTATAGGATCTTAAAGGACAATCCTGATAAGATAAAAACCCTGGCTAAAACAGATACTGAATTGCAAGGTGTATTTGCCGATGACAGCAAATTCAAATTAACCATACCTGATAATGACCAGGAATTGCTTAGCCTTATAAGGACTAATGTTAAGCATTTTGAAGTAAAACCGCTAAGGACTTTTTGGGCGGCATTGATATTTAATTTAGGCCCAATATTAATATTGATTCTATTTTGGTGGCTTATGGCTTCACGAGGCGAGCAGCTTGGCAACAGGGTCATGTCTTTTGGTAAGGTGCGGCCGAGGATGCATAATGAAAATGATTCGGGCAAAGCCACATTTAATGATGTTGCAGGTGTTGACGAAGCAAAAGAAGAATTGGCAGAAGTAATTGAATTCCTCAAGGACCCGAAGAAATTCCAGAGATTGGGAGGCAAGATCCCCAAAGGCGTTCTATTGGTAGGGCCGCCTGGATGCGGGAAAACTCTCATTGCCAGGGCTGTCGCCGGAGAGGCAGGAGTACCTTTTTTCAGTATTTCAGGCTCGGATTTTGTTGAGATGTTTGTCGGTGTTGGAGCAAGCCGGGTAAGGGATTTATTCGAGCAGGGGAGGCGCGCGGCCAAATCTTCTTCCAAGGGCGCAATTATATTTATAGATGAAATAGATGCGGTGGGCAGGCTGCGTTTTTCCGGAATTGGCGGCGGTCATGATGAGAGAGAACAGACACTTAACGCCCTGTTAGTAGAGATGGATGGATTTGATCCTACCCAGGGGTTGATACTTATTGCGGCAACGAACAGGCCGGATACGCTTGATCCGGCTTTACTCCGTCCGGGCAGATTTGACCGGCATGTGATTGTGCATCTGCCGGATATAAAAGGCAGGGAGGAAATCCTTAAGGTGCACACCCGTAAGATCAAGGTTTCTACGAACGTAAATTTTAAGGTATTGGCAGCATCTACTCCCGGGTTTTCGGGAGCTGACCTGGCAAACCTTTGTAATGAGGCAGCTTTGCTTGCTGCTAGATTTAACAGGGAGTCCGTGGAGATGGTTGATTTTGAAAAGTCAATTGAAAGGCTGCTTATGGGCCCGGAAAAGAAAAGCAGGATTATGTCTAAAAAAGAAAAAGAGATTACCGCAGTCCATGAATCAGGGCACGCGTTACTGTCATTGCTTATACCGGAAGTAAATCCGCTTAGGAAAGTTTCCATAATTCCACGGGGTATGGCTGGCGGATATACTTTCACTCCGCCGCTGGAAGATAAACATTATTGGCTAAGGAGTGAATTGATGGGTGAAATAGCCTTGATGCTCGGAGGCAGGGCTTCTGAAGAGTTGACGTTTAATGAAGTTACAACAGGCGCGCAGAATGACCTGGAGGTTGCAACGCAGATGGCCAGAAAAATGGTATGCCAGTATGGTATGTCAAAGAGATTGGGCAATGTTACTTTAGGCAAAAGGGAAGGAATGATTTTTCTTGGAAGGGATATTGTTGAAGAGAGGAATTATAGCGAGGAAACGGCAAGAGTAATAGATGAAGAAGTAAAAAACATTGTTGATGATGGTTATAAGAGGGCAAAAGAGTTATTGCAGCAGGAAGGCGATAAATTGAAGGTATTGGCTAGCGCACTTATTGAGAAGGAAGTGCTTGACGCCGAAGAAGTAAAGAAGCTCTTGGGGATTGAGAAGAAAGATAAAGACGTAGCTTGA